The following are from one region of the Thermodesulfobacteriota bacterium genome:
- a CDS encoding segregation/condensation protein A: MTELNTNEEHLQNPEPCLVKVQLFEGPLDLLLHLIKKNEVDIYDIPIAKITEQYIEYLEFMKVLNLQFAGEYLVIAAELSLIKSKMLLPKPVIEEEEEDPRAELVRRLIEYQVYKDAATDLVSGDILGRDVFKRDYIDTTFETSEEVELIPVDMWSLIEAFREFYKRRSYLWAEEIEFEAETISIEDKIEQLTIRLQTSPQIRFEDLFDDCSSKFDLVITFLALLELSRTDNIEVAQESPDSSILISYMGESEVGSF; the protein is encoded by the coding sequence ATGACGGAATTAAACACAAACGAAGAACATCTGCAAAATCCTGAGCCGTGCTTAGTTAAGGTTCAGCTATTTGAAGGCCCACTTGATCTTCTTCTTCATTTAATCAAGAAGAATGAAGTGGATATCTACGATATTCCAATTGCTAAAATAACCGAGCAGTACATTGAGTACTTAGAATTTATGAAGGTGCTAAATCTTCAGTTTGCGGGAGAATATCTGGTGATCGCGGCAGAGCTTAGCCTAATAAAATCTAAAATGCTCCTTCCCAAGCCGGTTATCGAAGAAGAAGAGGAAGACCCAAGGGCGGAGCTTGTGAGAAGACTAATTGAATATCAGGTCTATAAAGACGCTGCAACAGATTTGGTATCAGGTGACATACTGGGACGAGACGTTTTTAAAAGAGACTATATAGACACTACATTTGAAACGAGTGAAGAAGTAGAGCTTATCCCTGTAGATATGTGGTCTCTCATAGAGGCTTTTAGAGAATTCTACAAGAGAAGAAGCTATCTTTGGGCTGAAGAGATAGAGTTTGAGGCTGAAACAATATCGATTGAGGATAAAATTGAGCAGCTTACAATCAGGCTTCAGACAAGCCCCCAGATCCGCTTTGAGGATCTGTTTGACGACTGCTCGTCAAAATTTGATCTTGTGATAACATTTTTAGCATTACTTGAGCTCTCTAGAACCGACAATATTGAGGTAGCTCAAGAATCACCAGATTCATCAATTTTAATTTCATATATGGGAGAGAGCGAAGTTGGATC
- a CDS encoding site-2 protease family protein, producing MNFDFLNNINFALILIQAPVILLSLTIHEYFHGWTANKLGDPTALLQGRLTLNPIAHLDVLGTILMFVVGFGWAKPVPINAMNFKDPRKGTLLVAIAGPLSNLATAIIAGVILRSLIPKVIAGQIAPGSIEALVVIILILALVYGIALAVFNMIPIPPLDGSRVMYAVLPDKLLYPYARFEPYGVIFLFGLFIFGGGIFRYLLYPLSYISVMFSGYDYGILWNIIGLLMS from the coding sequence ATGAATTTTGACTTCCTTAACAATATAAATTTTGCGCTCATATTAATACAGGCCCCGGTCATTTTGCTCTCACTGACCATACATGAGTATTTTCACGGCTGGACTGCAAACAAGCTCGGTGACCCTACTGCGCTTCTTCAGGGAAGACTTACTCTAAACCCGATAGCCCATCTGGACGTGCTTGGCACAATCCTAATGTTTGTAGTGGGCTTTGGATGGGCAAAACCTGTGCCGATTAATGCAATGAATTTTAAGGATCCTAGGAAAGGAACACTTCTTGTAGCCATTGCGGGCCCTTTATCTAACCTGGCAACTGCTATAATTGCGGGAGTAATACTAAGGTCTCTTATACCCAAAGTAATTGCCGGGCAGATAGCGCCTGGAAGTATCGAAGCTTTGGTGGTAATAATACTTATCCTAGCCCTTGTTTACGGTATAGCACTTGCAGTTTTTAACATGATCCCAATACCGCCGCTAGATGGATCAAGGGTGATGTATGCTGTGCTCCCAGATAAACTTTTATACCCCTACGCACGTTTTGAGCCCTACGGTGTAATATTCCTTTTTGGACTATTTATATTCGGCGGCGGCATATTTAGGTACTTGCTCTACCCGCTCTCATATATTTCTGTTATGTTTTCCGGCTATGATTATGGGATACTTTGGAATATAATAGGACTACTTATGTCATGA